From one Triticum urartu cultivar G1812 chromosome 3, Tu2.1, whole genome shotgun sequence genomic stretch:
- the LOC125545990 gene encoding putative pentatricopeptide repeat-containing protein At5g59900, with amino-acid sequence MPPPSPRHRAGDPKPTPATSHFGMVKLLADLLHHTAPSAWPPALAAPLLRSRLAPAHVSALLLLPASLARPDLSRRFLLLLPPHLVSPLCLSLLALSFISAPASPSRSPHAASLLLSLASSSPSASTSFSSLSHASSLSPFPPGATAAAASLLASSYLRLRRARDAAAVLQLSLAAGITPNQYTASHILFSLVKIRQFTLARALFDEMLQSGARLDEHVYTAGIRAYCEARNLDGAKGLLARMHHEGVKVSVVPYNVLIYGLCRNHRIQEAVEVKNSMVARGIKADEVTYRTLVYGFCRAEELEMALRMTYDMARLGFVPSEANCSFMLDGLRKRGKVQEAFSLACQLGELGMVPNIFAYNALLDNLCKSGMFCEADRLFSEMVDRGLEPNEVTYPILIHSLSKRGMMEDALDMFDRMRDKGVRVTVYPYNSLINGCCKQDDLDRAMGFLSEMTDIGVTPNAASYCPLIAGFCRKGDLSSAMAIHQEMAEKGVAWNTYTFTALINGLCKDKKMDEASRLFNKMINSNLVPNEATYNVMIEGYCLVGNIRKAFQLYDQMVGRGLTPDNYTYRPLLSGLCLTSGASKAKEFVADLENNCPLNKFSLTTLMHGLCREGRLTEAYHVWNEMAMQGVNLDLVSFTIIVYTALKQHDTQKSCVLLREMTERSVRLDTVFHTCMIDVHSKEGNMVQALNCWDNMIADGCFPNTVTYTVLVNNLCKSGHLSSAEVLCKEMLSSQFLPNNYTYNCFLDCFTTEGKLEKAKDLYFAMLRGSLANIVTVNTLIKGLCKVGQIQEAIDLISKCTENGLFPDCISYSTVIHELCKKGDTNKAFELWNEMLYKGLKPDIVAYNILIRWCNVNGELEKGLGIYNDMIKKGVQPNWRTYRALFLGTSLMTSKRDTILLNT; translated from the coding sequence ATGCCTCCACCATCACCCCGGCACCGGGCCGGAGACCCCAAACCCACGCCCGCCACCTCGCATTTCGGCATGGTCAAGCTCCTCGCCGACCTCCTCCACCACACCGCGCCGTCCGCCTGGCCGCCGGCGCTAGCGGCGCCGCTGCTCCGCAGCCGCCTCGCCCCGGCCCACGTCtccgcgctcctcctcctcccggccTCGCTCGCCCGCCCGGACCTCTCCCgccgcttcctcctcctcctgcctcCCCACCTCGTCTCCCCGCTCTGCCTCTCCCTCCTCGCGCTCTCCTTCATCTCCGCCCCCGCCTCGCCGTCCCGCTCCCCGCACGCCGCCTCCCTCCTGCTCTCCCTCGCGTCCTCCTCCCCGTccgcctccacctccttctcctccctctcccacgcctcctccctctcccccttcccgcctggcgccaccgccgccgccgcctcgcttcTCGCCTCCTCCtacctccgcctccgccgcgcccgCGACGCggccgccgtccttcagctgtCCCTGGCCGCCGGCATCACTCCGAACCAGTACACGGCTTCCCACATTTTGTTCTCCCTTGTCAAGATTCGTCAGTTCACCCTTGCCCGTGCCCTGTTCGATGAAATGCTTCAGTCTGGTGCTCGCCTTGATGAGCATGTTTACACGGCTGGGATTCGGGCTTACTGCGAGGCCAGAAATCTTGACGGCGCCAAGGGGCTTCTGGCAAGGATGCATCATGAGGGGGTCAAGGTCAGCGTGGTGCCGTACAATGTATTGATTTATGGATTGTGCAGGAATCATCGCATTCAGGAGGCAGTGGAGGTAAAGAACAGCATGGTGGCCAGAGGAATCAAAGCTGATGAAGTGACTTACCGTACGCTCGTGTATGGGTTTTGCCGGGCGGAGGAGCTGGAAATGGCATTGAGAATGACATATGACATGGCCAGGCTGGGGTTTGTGCCGTCAGAGGCCAATTGCTCATTTATGCTTGATGGGCTACGAAAGAGGGGGAAGGTTCAGGAGGCTTTCAGCTTAGCTTGTCAGTTGGGCGAGTTGGGCATGGTGCCCAACATATTTGCATATAATGCATTGCTTGATAACCTGTGCAAGAGCGGTATGTTTTGCGAGGCAGATCGGCTTTTCAGTGAGATGGTAGACAGGGGTCTGGAGCCAAATGAGGTGACTTATCCTATATTGATACATTCACTTTCGAAAAGGGGGATGATGGAGGATGCACTTGACATGTTCGATAGGATGAGGGACAAGGGTGTCAGAGTGACAGTTTATCCGTACAATTCCTTGATTAATGGTTGCTGCAAACAGGATGATTTAGACAGGGCGATGGGGTTCCTGAGTGAGATGACTGACATTGGAGTGACACCAAATGCAGCTTCATATTGTCCACTAATTGCTGGTTTCTGTAGAAAAGGGGATCTGTCCAGTGCCATGGCAATCCACCAGGAGATGGCTGAGAAGGGTGTTGCATGGAACACTTATACGTTCACAGCACTTATCAATGGTTTGtgcaaggataaaaagatggatGAAGCTTCTCGGTTGTTTAATAAGATGATTAACAGCAACCTAGTACCAAATGAAGCAACTTATAATGTCATGATAGAAGGGTATTGCCTGGTAGGCAATATAAGAAAGGCATTCCAGTTATATGATCAAATGGTGGGTAGGGGCCTCACACCTGACAATTACACATATAGACCATTGTTAAGTGGATTATGCTTGACCAGTGGAGCGTCAAAAGCAAAGGAATTTGTTGCTGACCTAGAAAACAACTGCCCGCTGAACAAATTTAGCCTAACGACGCTCATGCATGGATTGTGCAGAGAAGGAAGGTTGACCGAAGCATACCATGTCTGGAATGAGATGGCAATGCAGGGAGTCAATCTTGATCTTGTCAGCTTTACCATTATTGTGTATACAGCCTTGAAACAGCATGATACACAAAAATCATGCGTGTTATTGAGGGAGATGACAGAACGAAGTGTCAGGCTAGACACTGTGTTCCATACATGCATGATTGATGTGCACTCAAAAGAAGGAAATATGGTCCAAGCTTTAAACTGTTGGGATAACATGATTGCTGATGGCTGCTTTCCAAATACCGTCACATATACAGTTTTAGTAAATAACCTCTGCAAGTCAGGGCATTTGAGCAGCGCAGAGGTCCTCTGTAAAGAAATGTTATCCAGTCAGTTCCTTCCTAACAATTATACTTATAATTGTTTTCTTGATTGTTTTACAACTGAAGGTAAACTGGAGAAAGCTAAAGATCTTTATTTCGCCATGCTTCGAGGCTCTCTTGCTAACATAGTGACAGTTAACACATTGATCAAGGGGTTATGTAAGGTTGGGCAGATTCAAGAAGCAATTGACCTTATTAGTAAGTGTACTGAAAATGGTCTTTTTCCTGATTGCATTAGCTATTCTACAGTAATACATGAGCTCTGCAAGAAGGGTGATACAAATAAAGCGTTTGAGCTTTGGAATGAAATGCTGTACAAGGGATTGAAGCCTGACATTGTAGCATACAATATTTTGATAAGGTGGTGCAATGTTAATGGTGAACTTGAGAAGGGTTTGGGAATATACAATGATATGATTAAGAAAGGGGTGCAACCGAACTGGCGCACATATAGAGCTCTTTTCTTAGGAACTTCTCTGATGACCAGCAAGCGAGATACTATACTGCTGAACACCTGA